The proteins below come from a single Orenia metallireducens genomic window:
- a CDS encoding SulP family inorganic anion transporter, producing the protein MVQRMKESLSRQMIKDDVLSGLTVALALIPESVAFAFVAGVSPILSLQTAVMMGLVAAIFTGRPGMISSSTAAISVVFASLIAQHGLEYLFATVVLMGVIQILIGVFKLGKYARMIPYPVMLGFLNGLSIVMFLAQWEQFKINKTVMVDGVKIAQKVWLPTSDMTIMLLFVAFTMAIIHFVPKLTKAVPSSLVAIVVMTIIAVALDKSGYHLRTVQDFAGMELKGSLPKFHIPQVKISIDMLKVVFPYALIGGLVGLTEAVLTLRVIDEMTDTRGHTNKECIAQGIANTINGFFGGMGGDAMIGQSIINIKSGGRTRLSGLVAASGLMVFIMFGSGFVNAIPLAGLVGVMFMVVVGTFKWESLRYGNKVPKEDIIVVIAVSLITIFADLATAVIVGVILSALMFAWKKGKSIEVNKVNSNCGSKIYEIDGVLFFGSVLKFRDLFDIKDDPDNIIIDFKNSKVMDHSAIEAINSITEKYFNAGKKIILRHLSKDCQMLLKNAESIIQVNIEDPNYHVADDLL; encoded by the coding sequence ATGGTACAAAGAATGAAAGAGAGTTTGAGTAGACAGATGATTAAAGATGATGTTTTATCTGGCTTGACAGTAGCTTTAGCATTGATTCCAGAGTCGGTAGCCTTTGCTTTTGTGGCAGGTGTTAGTCCAATTTTAAGTTTACAGACTGCTGTAATGATGGGGCTTGTAGCAGCTATCTTTACAGGAAGACCAGGGATGATAAGCTCATCAACAGCTGCAATTTCAGTTGTATTTGCTTCACTAATCGCCCAACATGGTTTAGAGTATCTCTTTGCTACAGTAGTTCTAATGGGAGTTATTCAGATCTTAATAGGGGTATTTAAGTTAGGAAAATACGCAAGGATGATACCTTATCCAGTAATGCTTGGCTTTCTTAATGGTTTATCGATAGTGATGTTTTTGGCACAGTGGGAACAGTTTAAGATCAATAAGACAGTTATGGTTGATGGTGTTAAAATAGCACAGAAGGTTTGGCTACCTACATCAGATATGACAATTATGCTGTTATTTGTCGCCTTTACTATGGCGATTATTCATTTTGTTCCTAAATTAACTAAAGCAGTTCCGTCAAGCTTGGTAGCAATTGTAGTAATGACAATTATTGCAGTAGCTTTAGATAAAAGTGGTTATCATTTAAGAACTGTACAGGACTTTGCTGGGATGGAGTTAAAGGGTAGTTTACCTAAGTTTCATATACCACAAGTGAAGATAAGTATCGATATGTTAAAGGTTGTCTTCCCTTATGCTCTAATTGGAGGGCTGGTAGGATTGACAGAAGCAGTACTTACTCTAAGAGTGATTGATGAAATGACCGATACTAGAGGTCATACTAATAAAGAGTGTATCGCCCAGGGAATAGCTAATACTATCAATGGATTTTTTGGTGGAATGGGCGGAGATGCTATGATAGGTCAGTCTATTATCAACATCAAATCTGGTGGTAGAACAAGGCTATCAGGTTTAGTAGCAGCATCAGGGCTAATGGTCTTTATCATGTTTGGATCAGGTTTTGTAAATGCTATTCCTCTTGCAGGCTTAGTAGGAGTTATGTTTATGGTAGTAGTAGGAACCTTTAAATGGGAGAGCTTAAGATATGGGAATAAGGTTCCTAAAGAGGATATTATAGTGGTAATAGCAGTTAGCTTGATTACAATATTTGCAGATTTAGCAACAGCAGTAATTGTGGGTGTAATCTTATCAGCATTGATGTTTGCTTGGAAGAAAGGAAAGTCTATAGAGGTTAATAAAGTAAATAGCAACTGTGGTTCTAAAATTTATGAGATAGATGGGGTACTATTCTTTGGGTCTGTATTAAAGTTTAGAGATTTATTTGATATTAAAGATGACCCAGATAATATTATTATTGACTTTAAAAATTCTAAGGTAATGGATCACTCTGCTATTGAAGCAATCAATTCTATTACTGAAAAATACTTTAATGCAGGAAAGAAGATTATCTTAAGGCATCTTAGTAAGGACTGTCAAATGCTTTTAAAGAATGCTGAGAGTATTATCCAAGTTAATATAGAAGATCCTAATTATCATGTAGCTGATGATTTATTATAA
- the helD gene encoding RNA polymerase recycling motor HelD: MPENKHKDYQVEVERLEYTKDYINKVLDATAEYKSEYKADIREAMKELDFLDSSQSYIRVLINSKFIDQANENYENLLKVKDKPYFARVDFKSAGKQNPEQLYIGKTSLYEIEAEQPLIIDWRAPIASIYYEGRIGEVSYQTETGVEKGEMLLKRQFTIEDGELKDIFDIDITTNDAFLQASLDVNADNRLKDIASTIQGEQNRVIRAKIDQPLIVQGVAGSGKTTIALHRIAYLIYTYEDSFDPDNFMIITPNKLFIDYISDVLPELGVENVRQSTFIDFMEELIGEKHELIDPDQKITKLIASDDLTDQEKELIAWSAAFKGSLEFKEMIDSYLVDLGKRYLPRMDFRLDNHILFSYWELNEIFLEQLKHLPFEKRKAQLKKSLSNRLRWRKEKILKEIEDNYNGKINAICSSMEESEDRRFILIKLMDERDTKLEEVEKKSKTLVKDYFQAFKKISLFDHYTKLLNKITLLKYATVEISKEKLEYLSKYSQELLKKKEVELEDYAPLAYLKHKIWGFDQDIKVNNVVMDEAQDYSLFQFYVLKEILNTNMFTILGDIAQGIHAYRGTNDWNKVMEDVFAKEEISYRTLEQSYRTTIEVMDFANQVIKNINAPNLVLAKPVIRRGQKPQLRNYNQVSNLTKDLTSKIAKLKEEYQSIALICKTTKECQQLKESLAKLGNLKVKLIDNKDDSYAGGVVIVPSYLAKGLEFDVVVIVNLAESYTENELDLKLLYVAMTRSLHRLYIYQQTGAISVLDKIDNDFYETLN, from the coding sequence ATGCCTGAAAATAAACACAAAGACTATCAAGTCGAAGTTGAACGATTAGAATATACTAAAGACTATATAAATAAGGTCTTAGATGCCACAGCAGAGTATAAAAGCGAGTATAAGGCTGATATCAGAGAAGCTATGAAAGAGCTTGACTTTTTAGATAGTAGTCAGAGCTATATTAGAGTCTTAATCAACTCTAAATTCATAGACCAAGCCAATGAAAATTATGAGAATCTACTAAAGGTTAAAGACAAACCCTACTTTGCCAGAGTTGATTTTAAAAGTGCTGGTAAGCAAAACCCTGAACAGCTCTATATTGGTAAGACCTCTTTATATGAGATCGAAGCTGAACAACCTTTGATTATAGATTGGCGTGCTCCTATAGCTAGCATCTATTATGAAGGGAGAATCGGAGAGGTCAGCTATCAGACAGAGACAGGTGTTGAAAAAGGCGAAATGCTTTTAAAGCGACAATTTACCATCGAGGATGGGGAGCTAAAGGATATCTTTGATATCGATATCACTACCAATGATGCCTTCTTACAGGCTTCCTTAGATGTAAATGCCGATAATAGACTTAAGGATATAGCCTCTACCATTCAAGGGGAGCAGAATAGGGTTATCAGAGCTAAGATTGACCAGCCCTTAATTGTACAAGGGGTAGCAGGAAGTGGAAAGACCACTATCGCCCTACATAGGATAGCCTACCTAATCTATACCTATGAAGATAGCTTTGACCCTGATAACTTCATGATAATTACCCCCAATAAATTATTTATCGATTATATCTCTGATGTACTACCAGAGCTAGGTGTTGAGAATGTCCGCCAAAGTACCTTTATAGACTTTATGGAGGAGCTAATTGGAGAAAAACATGAGCTAATAGACCCTGACCAAAAGATTACTAAATTAATCGCTAGTGATGATCTCACTGATCAAGAGAAGGAGTTGATTGCTTGGTCAGCAGCCTTTAAGGGTTCTCTTGAATTTAAAGAGATGATAGATAGCTATCTAGTTGACCTTGGCAAGAGATATCTGCCTAGGATGGACTTTAGACTGGACAATCATATCCTCTTCTCTTATTGGGAGTTAAACGAAATCTTCTTAGAGCAGTTAAAGCACCTTCCCTTTGAAAAGAGGAAGGCTCAACTTAAAAAGAGCTTATCAAATCGCTTAAGGTGGAGAAAAGAGAAGATTTTAAAGGAGATTGAGGATAACTATAATGGGAAGATAAATGCTATCTGTTCTTCGATGGAGGAATCTGAAGATAGGAGATTTATCTTAATTAAATTGATGGATGAAAGAGATACCAAGCTTGAGGAGGTAGAGAAGAAATCTAAAACCTTGGTTAAGGATTACTTTCAAGCTTTTAAGAAAATCTCCCTCTTTGACCATTATACTAAGCTATTAAATAAGATTACCCTTTTAAAATATGCTACAGTCGAGATTTCAAAAGAGAAGTTAGAGTATCTCTCTAAATACTCTCAAGAACTTTTAAAAAAGAAGGAAGTTGAACTAGAGGATTATGCTCCTCTTGCCTATTTAAAGCATAAAATCTGGGGCTTTGATCAAGATATCAAAGTCAATAATGTAGTAATGGATGAAGCTCAAGATTATAGTCTCTTCCAGTTTTATGTCCTAAAAGAGATTCTTAATACCAATATGTTCACTATCTTAGGGGATATAGCCCAAGGAATCCATGCTTACAGAGGAACAAATGATTGGAATAAAGTAATGGAGGATGTCTTTGCTAAAGAAGAGATTAGCTATAGAACCCTAGAGCAGAGCTACAGAACAACTATAGAGGTGATGGACTTTGCCAATCAAGTAATCAAGAATATTAATGCTCCAAATTTAGTCCTAGCCAAACCTGTAATTAGGCGTGGTCAGAAGCCTCAACTAAGAAATTATAATCAAGTCAGCAATCTAACCAAGGATTTAACTAGTAAAATTGCTAAACTGAAAGAAGAGTATCAGTCAATTGCCCTAATCTGTAAAACAACCAAAGAGTGCCAACAGTTAAAAGAGAGCCTTGCTAAGCTTGGCAACCTTAAGGTAAAGCTGATTGATAATAAGGATGATAGTTATGCCGGAGGAGTAGTAATAGTTCCTTCCTACTTAGCAAAGGGACTAGAGTTTGATGTAGTAGTGATAGTCAATCTAGCTGAGAGTTATACAGAAAATGAACTTGATTTAAAACTCTTATACGTAGCTATGACTAGAAGTTTGCATCGCTTATATATCTATCAACAAACAGGAGCAATAAGTGTCTTAGATAAGATTGATAACGATTTTTATGAGACTCTTAATTAA
- a CDS encoding DUF3231 family protein, with translation MEQLTQKELMNIKSQMDNNSLAIKKYQIYQSQVQDEELKNIFKEGEKLSQNHLQTLLNQLRDFNGKEH, from the coding sequence ATGGAGCAACTAACTCAAAAAGAATTAATGAATATTAAAAGTCAAATGGATAATAACTCATTAGCAATCAAAAAATATCAGATTTATCAATCACAGGTACAAGATGAAGAATTAAAGAACATCTTTAAAGAGGGAGAGAAATTATCTCAAAATCACCTACAGACTTTATTAAATCAGCTTAGAGATTTCAACGGTAAAGAACATTAA
- a CDS encoding spore coat protein has product MNLKDKEMARDMLLMVEEIIKAYTSAEMEAANKPLREIFHTLCGSLEKFHAKLFNIMQSRGWYQTSVATQQEIESEIISWEQKPLKEPELVTEELQ; this is encoded by the coding sequence ATGAATTTAAAAGATAAAGAGATGGCAAGAGATATGCTATTAATGGTTGAAGAGATAATTAAAGCTTATACTAGTGCTGAAATGGAGGCAGCTAATAAACCTCTGCGTGAGATATTTCATACTTTATGTGGGAGTTTAGAAAAATTTCATGCCAAGCTTTTTAATATTATGCAGTCTAGAGGATGGTATCAAACTTCAGTAGCGACACAACAAGAAATTGAAAGTGAGATTATTAGTTGGGAGCAGAAACCTCTAAAAGAGCCTGAATTAGTTACAGAAGAACTACAATAA